The following DNA comes from Candidatus Angelobacter sp..
TCGCGGAAAATCTTTGCCTCGCAAAAAACAAACGAGCCGGCCGCCCACCGCTTCACGCGGCTGATGATATTCCATGCCCGCGTCACGAAGGGCGCCCAGCCGACTGCCCGGTCCATCCGCACAGTCGCGCCTCCGCCCAGACACCGGCCGCTCTGGATGATGGCCGCCAGGTCCGCGAACAATTCGCGGCTCGGGTACGAATCGGCATCCACAAACACGAGCCAGTCGCCCGTGGCCACTGACGCGCCCCGGTTCCGCGCCCGCGAAATCTGGTTCACCGGCTCGAACACGACCGCGGCTCCCGCGGCGCGGGCCATCTCCGCGGTGCCGTCGGTCGAGTTGTTGTCGCACACAATCAGTTCGCTGTCCCACCCGGGCGCGGTAAAGGAATTCGTTGCCGCCTTGATCCCGCTGAGCGAGCGAGCGATGAACTTCTCCTCGTTAAAGGCGGGAACAATGACCGATATTTTCACGATGTCCTTGAGTTTGACCGCCGCGACCGCCGCGGGTCACGCCATTTCTTGAATACATCCCGCCGAACGGGTGTCGCAAAAATACCTTTTGAACAATGCGCAAAATTGAACAAGACTTCCCGCGTCTCAATCAAAACCCGAGACATCGAAAGCTGACTTATGCCTGACGCAACAACCTCTCCGAACCCCATCAAACGCCGTTCGTGGCCCCGTAAACTCGCGTTGGCCGGCGGCGGCCTGGTCATCCTCTTGATCATCCTCTATTTCGTCGCCACCAGCGCGGCGTTTCTCAAAGGCGTCATCCTGCCGCGGGTCAGCAAGGCGCTGAACGCGGAAATCACCGTCGGCGACGCTTCGATCAGCCCGTTTTCGCAGGTCGTCCTGCGTCAGCTCACCGTCAAGACCACCGGCACCGAGCCGCTGCTCCAGGCCAATGAAGTGCGCCTGCGCTACAGTCTGTGGAGCATCATCGGCGGCAAGATCAAGGTGGATGAAATCACCCTCGACACCCCGAAAATCCAAATTGTGCAGAATGCCGATGGCACCGGCAATCTCGACCCTTTGCTTAAAAGGGGGGCCGCACCGGCGGCAACTCCCGCAGCCGGGCCGTCCAAACCGCTGCAGCTTGACGTGAAAAACGTCACGCTCAAGAACGTGAACCTGCGCGCGGTGCAAATCTCCAAAGACGGCGGGCGGCAGACGATCGAACTATCCGACATCAACATCGGTCTCGACCAGTTGAAGAACGGCGCGTCGGGCAAACTGACGCTGGCCGCGGGGATGAAAATGGACCGTACAGCGACCAATGCCCACGACGTGCTGCAAGCGAAAGGCTCCGGAGCGATTGATTTCACGCTCGGCCCGGACCTCATCCCACAGATTGTCAGGGGCAAGGTCACGCACGAAATCGTCAGGGGCGATGGCGCCTTCAGCAGCTTCGCCGGCGAGCGCAGCGAACTGGATTGCGATCTGACGCCCGCCGACGTGAAAAACTTTTCGATCAATTTCTTCAAGGCCGACAAGCCGCTGGGCGCCCTGCGCATCACCGGGCCGCTCGACCTGCAAAAACTCGAGGGGCATTTGACGCTCCAGGTGAACTCGATTGACCGACAGGTGCTCAATCTCGTCGGCGCGGCGCGCGGCTGGGATTTCGGTAATTCGACATTGAACGCGACCAACCTCATTGACATCACTCAGAAAGGCACGGTCATCGCCGCGAACGGGAAACTGGCCGGCCGGCAATTTGGCATCCAGCAGGGCAATCAGTCCACTCCGCCGCTCGATCTGGATTTCGTTTACCAGGTCACGGTCAATGTGAATGACAAGACCGCGCTCTTGCAAAGACTCGACCTGGCGGTCAAGCAGGGCCAGAACGATCTGGCCCGCACGACGCTGGACCGGCCCATGAGCCTGACCTGGGGCACCGGCCAGCCGGGCTTCAAGGAATCCTCGCTGCGACTGACCGTCAACAAACTGAACCTGGCCGACTGGCAGTTGTTCCTGGGCAATCTTCCGGTCAGCGGCAAGGCTGACGCCGGACTGGACCTGGTGGCGCAACAGGACGGCAGGCAGTTGAAGGTGGATTTGACGGCGAACTTGCAGGAGTTGAGCGCGCAATTCGGCTCCAACAAGGTCGAGCGCGCCGGTGTCCAGCTCCAGGTTGGCGCTCAACTCACCGATTTCAAGCGCGTCACCGTGGACAAGTATTCGCTCGTCGTCAGTCAGTCGGCCCAGTCGCTGGTCACCGCGACCGGCTCGGCCAGCTATGCGCTCGACAGTGGCGATCTCAGCGCGCAGGCGACGCTCGATGCGTCACTGCCCGGCCTGCTCAAGGTCGCCGCCGTGCCCCGGTTCAGCGCCTCCGCAGGCACGATCAAGCTGACCGCGCTCGCGTCGCGGAAGGGCCGGGAAACCGGTGCGTCGGGTAATCTCGTCTTGAGCGATCTCACCGGACGCTACGGCGATTATCAGTTTCAAAATTTTCAAACCACGGCCGACTTCGACGTCGGCCTGAAGGATCAGTCGGCGCAGATCCGCCGCGCGGCCGTCACTCTGAAAGAGGGCTTCGATTCTGGCGGCAGCTTCGACGTCACGGGCAAATACGATCTTGGCAAAAACAGCGGCGCGTTCACTTTCAACGTGGTGGACTTGAACCAAAACACCTTCCGGTTGTTTCTCGGGCCGGCGCTGGCGCCGAACAAACTGGTCTCCGTTTCACTCAACGCAAAGGGCACCGCGAATTACGATGCCGAGGGGGAATCCTCGGTCCAGGCGGAACTGAAACTTGCGAACCTCGTCGTCGAAGACCCCCAAAGCAAGCTTCCGAAGACCCCGCTGGAGGCCGGTGTGAAACTCGACGGTTCAATGCGGCAACAATTAATCAACCTGAAGCAGTTGTTGCTGACGCTCACGCCCACCGACCGCGCGAAGAACGAGCTTCTGCTCTCCGGCAAGCTGGACTTCGCCAAAACCAACGCCGCGCCGGCCGAGTTGACGTTGCGGGCCGAATCCCTCGATGTGACACCCTACTACGATCTGTTCGCGGGGAACACAAACACGTCCACTGCGCAACCTTCAACCAGGCCGGCGCCCGCGGGCGCTCCGGCCGCGCCGCGGACCGAGCCGGAGCCGATTGCGCTGCCACTGCAACAAGCGAGCTTCGACGCGAAGATTGACCGCCTCTATCTGCGGGACATCGCCGTGTCGAATCTCGTCGCCAACGCAAAAATCAACGGCAGCCAGGTCGCGCTGAAACCCTTTCAACTCACCCTCAACGGCGCGCCCGTCAGCGCCAGCGTCAGCGCGGATGTCGGCGTTCCCGGCTGGACCTATGATTTGACCGCATCTCTCGACCGGGTTCCTGTGGACCCGTTCGTGAACAGCTTCATGCCCGCCTCGCGTGACCAATACCACGGCTTCATCCTTACCAGCGCGCAAATCAAGGGCGCGGGTATCACGGACGCGAGCCTCCAGAAAAACCTGAGCGGTCAGTTGAGCCTCAGCCTGACCAACG
Coding sequences within:
- a CDS encoding AsmA family protein, with product MPDATTSPNPIKRRSWPRKLALAGGGLVILLIILYFVATSAAFLKGVILPRVSKALNAEITVGDASISPFSQVVLRQLTVKTTGTEPLLQANEVRLRYSLWSIIGGKIKVDEITLDTPKIQIVQNADGTGNLDPLLKRGAAPAATPAAGPSKPLQLDVKNVTLKNVNLRAVQISKDGGRQTIELSDINIGLDQLKNGASGKLTLAAGMKMDRTATNAHDVLQAKGSGAIDFTLGPDLIPQIVRGKVTHEIVRGDGAFSSFAGERSELDCDLTPADVKNFSINFFKADKPLGALRITGPLDLQKLEGHLTLQVNSIDRQVLNLVGAARGWDFGNSTLNATNLIDITQKGTVIAANGKLAGRQFGIQQGNQSTPPLDLDFVYQVTVNVNDKTALLQRLDLAVKQGQNDLARTTLDRPMSLTWGTGQPGFKESSLRLTVNKLNLADWQLFLGNLPVSGKADAGLDLVAQQDGRQLKVDLTANLQELSAQFGSNKVERAGVQLQVGAQLTDFKRVTVDKYSLVVSQSAQSLVTATGSASYALDSGDLSAQATLDASLPGLLKVAAVPRFSASAGTIKLTALASRKGRETGASGNLVLSDLTGRYGDYQFQNFQTTADFDVGLKDQSAQIRRAAVTLKEGFDSGGSFDVTGKYDLGKNSGAFTFNVVDLNQNTFRLFLGPALAPNKLVSVSLNAKGTANYDAEGESSVQAELKLANLVVEDPQSKLPKTPLEAGVKLDGSMRQQLINLKQLLLTLTPTDRAKNELLLSGKLDFAKTNAAPAELTLRAESLDVTPYYDLFAGNTNTSTAQPSTRPAPAGAPAAPRTEPEPIALPLQQASFDAKIDRLYLRDIAVSNLVANAKINGSQVALKPFQLTLNGAPVSASVSADVGVPGWTYDLTASLDRVPVDPFVNSFMPASRDQYHGFILTSAQIKGAGITDASLQKNLSGQLSLSLTNATIQLVKGKPPKNVFGRLLWYTLEGIGTFLRVNEIASSPLNAISAQATIGDGKINLSHVGLQSSAFEAHTQGVIPMQVPLTNSPLNLPLEFSLSRSLAQKTGMMPANTPPDAAYAALPTFVVVKGTIGEPKSDYKELAIGGVLLKSGVGVAEKLGVNVGKDTGGLLKGVGNLLTGQKPAPADDTTKTNPPPPKFNPFNLLKKK
- a CDS encoding glycosyltransferase; this encodes MKISVIVPAFNEEKFIARSLSGIKAATNSFTAPGWDSELIVCDNNSTDGTAEMARAAGAAVVFEPVNQISRARNRGASVATGDWLVFVDADSYPSRELFADLAAIIQSGRCLGGGATVRMDRAVGWAPFVTRAWNIISRVKRWAAGSFVFCEAKIFRELGGFSEKLFAAEELDFSERLKKLARERGKDLVILHRHPLVTSARKVHLYSVREHLAMMLRTLRHRGENLKDRAACTLWYDGRR